Part of the Ziziphus jujuba cultivar Dongzao chromosome 8, ASM3175591v1 genome is shown below.
ctactagtctacggactcggatcgatgcatactttgcaagATATCCtggtcaaagagaaattccatccagatcaaaaagtcaaattttgacccctcTCGGTTAATGGcaatcaaacccggtcaacatGAAGAAAATTCCAATGTTGTTCAAGACGGGGTGTTATAGTCTTAATGTGAGCCAATCTTTTAAATTATACCAGTCatttatctaataatttttaaatgttaatctaattaacttattatattattaaatattatttattaaacttGTAAATACTaggcataaaaaaaatttgccatataatataattgttatactgctaagaaaaaataaagaagaagaagaataaaatttgccatataatataattgttatattgctaagaaaaaataaagaagaagaagaataagaaaaacaatacaAGCATTTATGCAacggagagagagaaacaaaaataaacaagagggaaaaaaatttgaaaggagaaaaaagaaacaaatctaaaggggaaaaaataaataatcagagtcagaggaaaaaataaagatatacaAGAAgataagaaaaacagaaaaggaaaaagtgaAAGataaagagggggggggggggggacctAAAACTTAAATCtggtgtaaaaataaataaattaatgaattcataattaattcggtaaaaatgaaaggaataaaagtataataataaaatatatatatatatatataatacataattaattcatatcCTTCACATAATTATGTTGTAaataactgtcaggacccgcccagaattccttccccggaatcctagataagccctgatcccagggaaataccaccgaaccttccaacggaaaatccggcagcacctcccctaagggatggacttaccacaaattacctgcactgaaaacacacttcaaaaattcatccccttattcctcccacattactacaaattgattccacaaatttacagcacttcaaaagaaaacagcGGCAACCCAatgcataaaaacaactacacgtccacagtatacagagcattatacagataaatgcggaatttataaaatgacagataaagaagcaatacaggatggaaaggaaaaagggaagaaatacttcttggacttcaaCAACGAACtaagacgttgggctcgccccggacaatcaacgtctccaacctggacctaggggaacagaatttaagagtgtgagatgctaatcatctcagtgagtgaccctatctactatacaatataataccacggtaacaaggtagataaataataattatttggaaataataatttctctcaaaacccttacaattctctcagttggaaaagttccccttttaaaacctttttacaaaaccctttgttcgtattccccgaaaaccaagacatcaattaattcactaaataacaaatagaatataataagtcaagcatccgacaattttaatttaaaggaaattaatttattgaataattaagtaaagagaaaattaaaccaatttaagatccccaaccaaataaatatcagaacagtaataattatatttttaattccagtACAGTttcaaaacaatttatttttaaaacacggTTCTGAAATCATTTGATgtacccactatataccagtggcgccaacagtacccagcgtcccaaggtaccgccagacaggaggttatagaaagaaaccgacatacggtcgcgtggcgtcccactgcgccgctgctaacctggtgtcccggccatggggggtggcctatcctcatccgatggcaaccacaggacaacctcataatatcaccgcgcgctactcacacccacctgcacgctaatcacaaccgtgtgcacactaaccatatcacatataaacagaacaccagtacgtgcacggtgcatctaaaaatcataaaatccacataattaatttataatcaaaactcacattttgcataaacatagcggatatattccatccgcttgaaccgggaaattctccacaatttctttataatcaataccataaattccatgatttcaaatccaccaactcccaaatccaccatttcaaatattcacattttcccaagcataaataattcttcaaatataataattaaatctcataatattccatgggcatattttataaaaatttgaaatcaccaacatgagcatatattttccttgaaatatttgaaaatcaaatgctgcccgatttaatattaaaaccacacgaatttcaaaatcctcaaaaccataaaataatttcacatggcataattttatagaatgcacattttcttaaatccaataaattcaccaataattccacaataaatcagataaatatttggcacatagaaattaaattcaaaatattcagACCACACACAAtaatcacaaatttaaattcccaaaattaatttgaaggtgggtcactcacctggagcatgcaattaaactatgatccactatgggatcaattccatgactcacccgtgctcctaaaacacaattcacacatggtcaaataaattaatattttaatcgggtaaataatacccggtacccggggggtcaaacacaaactttaaccaaaatggtcgaataatataccgaatcgaagctcatggaacgaggattaccaatccggtctccatcgaccccaattccgccggaggtggtcggaatttggccggaaagcttcggccagttttaaacttgagggatctctcaaacggtgggaattttgggcaatctaaccccagaaattgactcagaggggtcgaaaatggtaggatagaggtatgggtcgggctggtttggtcggaaacggcgagaatcgccgaaaaaacataaccggccgccgccggcttcaccggcccgatctgggcgcgtccggcggcgactggccgggaaatgTGGTGGCCGAGATCGGGAGGAGgtgggctacaccggtggctggtgcgtgtggcaTTCTGGcaactgaaatccggccaaacgcCGGTcaaaaagagagagggagagagtcaaaggagagagagagagagagggagaaaattttctgcattttgtctctgtcgggctcggggaagaagggaaggaaagggaaaggaaaaaaaaaagaaaaaaagaaaaaaaagaaagtgttttcccacgtggggaaaaaagaaaagaaaaagaaaaagaaaaataaaatgaaataaaaataattaaataattaaataaaaatattattatttaaaataataataaaaataatttgattttacacatggttgacatgtggcttctcaacatggtgacacatggtcaccttcagtaagtcacacgtggcacatcgttatacgttcaaaaataatattaaaataatacggtgtttgaaaaactctacaagtccataactttcaaaccacatgtccaaatcggacgtgccactagtctacggactcgtatcaacgagcacttcacaaccatgcatgagtcaacgctcaaccttgcatgaataaaaagtcaactccggcaccccttggacagtttggacctcaacttgttttgctcataactttcaaaccgtagctctgatttcgacgtgctactagtctacgaactcgtgccaacgtgtacttcataacggtatctcagtcaatctagaattccaaccgggtcaaaaagtcaacttttgaccccttggtcaacggtcaacggtcaaccccggtcaacgtgcaaaaattccgacatggttcgggacggggtgttacaataacaaagtatttaccattaaaaaaaattactaactaACCTaacaacaatttttcttttaaaatttcttattcCAACTTtggaacttttttatttttaccagtttagattttatatattaattcataTTCGTAACATAATTATGTTGTATATGCAAGTATTTAtgcttaatattattttagtcaATTAGTTTTGGCTATTCattagtttgaatttgtttgttttagaattttttttattagtttacttttttaatttgattcttctttcgcttttaatattttattttgtaggatTATATCCCATTTTGCTATCTAAATACACTGTAACAATGTTATTTGTATTTCTGTAATCAATAAGGAAATAGAaaccatctaaaaataaattttcttttaagattATTCAAAATTGTCTTAAAACtcaaataacagaaaaaaaaaataaaaataaaaattgtattacCATACGATTAACTCTCTCTTCTTGTCAAAGTGCAAACAAGTGCATTAAATGGTCCCCCATATTACACTTTGTTGGTTCCGCCCCCTGTCTATGGTTCTTCAATCCAGCGTACCAAACATGCAATGATTTTGTACAAAGAGGAAGAGTTGACCATGAGGTAAACCCAGTTTGAACTTGAATAGCTCTAAGTTGGCTCTAAGGTAGTTGAATATAtaaaactgatatatatatatatatatatatatatgttaggaATTGGGGGAAAAATGTTTTGGAAATTGCTTGAAATTTAGGGGAATTACAATTTTAAAGGGAAGAACACAATTCACAATTTTCATTGTCCATGATCTACTGGCTTTTTTCCTGTCCACTTTCTCCATTCTCATTCAATTTAGTTCACCAGCATTTGGAAAATTATTTGCCCATTATTTCACAATGAATGTGAAAACCAGTTTAACTAGTGCTTTGCTTGTCTTTATGATGTGTACCTCTAAGTAAGGTATAAAGGCAGTTCTCTCCCCTGGACaagcacaattttttttttaatattccattcATGGCCACCGTCACGGTAACCTCAATGTTGGTTAAATTTCCAATGTGCTTTTTGTAGTGAAAGGAATCATGTactaaaaattgatattgttgtactaaaattgtgaagaaaacatGAAGGGGCCAGAGGGGttaaaaattgtgaagaaaacatGAAGGAGCCAGAGGGATTGCTGAAATTAAGATATTATTGTTACTAAAATTGATTGGGtttctttatatatttctttccttATGTTATTTGGATGATTTGTTTATTTCATAGAGTTATGGTATGTGTAATCTTAGATTTAGAAAACATATATTCATTAGGACCATGGTCAAGATGTATGTAGTCAAAAGTTAACAACTGCCATGCTCTGTTTTTAAACGGAGCAACTTTTACAAATTACAATCCTctgttttttgaaaacaaagctAACTTTCGCTAATAGTAGGGATCTGCTTAGAAATTAACAGAGCGCTTCTCTCCAAAGAAGATAAATATTGACCGAAGATGAACTTGCTTAGAGAGAGCTCTAGCTATTATTGACCGAAGAATGAATGGTGCAACTCCATGTCATCTTCATTGCGCATAGCATCGCCTTCAGACATGCCATCCACACAAATGAGGATCACATCGGACCAAATTCAATTGAATGTTGATATCCCCATACTTCAACGAAATGAACCATCTCACACACATCTAAGCATCATCACCAACCAAAATGGAAACAGTTGTTAAAAGAGATAAGTGCATGTAAAACAGCGCAAGGTGATAAAAAGCAGCAAAGTGTTGTTAGCTAAGTCTAATGTTTTGAATATTCTGTAAGTTTCGGTTTTGTGTCATGTATATATTACAGcatataaatattgtaaacaATCAAGACTCAAGAGCATCAATACAAGTGTGAAGTACTCATACCATACAATATTACTATTCGTTTGCTCTCTTTTGCGTTTActcaaatatcaatttcaacatCTTCTggtgcttttatttattattaaattttaattctcttttctgaaacttcatttcttctttaattttcttttctctcggtctttttctctttgtttttgtgtttgtttttgtttttgtttttgttttttttctattttttctccaAGATCTTAATCAGAGTTGCAATGAAAttgtaaggatttttttttttccaaactaggTACAAAagtgcaattaaaaaaaaaacaatcgcTAGTAATTgattaaaatcaaattgaagGCAGTGCATTATATCATAAAACTAATAGTGGAGTTCACTGGAAGTACTTAACAATATCAAGCACAGGTAATACAATACATAGGGAGTTCCAACATTGATATGCaatatgaatttaaatataatgtttCAACTCCAGAGTCCAAAACGAATTCTGACACTGTTGCGAGGCTCAAATCTTCTAGCTGTTGCGCAAAACTTGGCCAGTAATAGAGaaggtaaaataacaaaaaggaaGAAGCAAATAGACAAGACGGGAGTACCATTGGCAATAATATAGTAGTCTTCCTTGTACATCTTGTACATGTTGTGGTTTTCTGTTGTAGGGAAGACTGTGTTTATACCATGGTCAAAAGCAAAAACCATCATGGAAAGTGAGCCCATTGTAAGATATGACGTCCAAGCAACTGGGACTAAAGTGACTGAGAATATTTTCCGAAATAGCATGAGAAAAAAGTGGAGCAACAAGGACGCAGCAGATAGACCAAAAGCCAATTGATCATAACATAAAAACTGTCTGAATTCTCCACTTTGGTAGAGAACTGGTAGCCCTTGGTCATTGTAACCACCGGGCATTTCCAAAGTGGCCTCAAAAGTGGCGGCAGCTATGATTGTTGCTACCACTAAATTGACCTCGGAGAAATCCTTCATCCTATTTTCAAATCCTCCTCCATTTTTAGACGGCTTCTTCTTGTCTGATGATACCATTACCATCTTTTCAAACTGTTTCCAGCCGGTTTCTTCGTTTTCTTCAACTTGtatttcatcttttttcttttccttactcTCTGCTTCATTAGTTTGCCGTTTACAGCCGGCTTCGTCTTCTTCAATGtgtattttgtcttttttcttttccttactcTCTGCTTCATTCGTTTTTCTTGTGTCCAGCTTCTGTTCAGAACGTGGTGGTAAAACAATTTCTATCTCCAAACTCACCATGATCTTTAACTGGACCACATGCTCGTATGTAATCCATTACACTTTTCAATTACATGAATCAgcttgaaattatttattaatgccaACACACATGTCTTTGGATGCATGAAATTAACCAGTACTATAATTGCTTTCAGGAAGGAAGATCAGCATAGAGACAACAAGTACTACAACacgaaacatatatatatgtagatacacTATGATTAAATTATTGGGGTTAAATACATACATAAAACATCTTAACTATATACTGACATCATAAATAACGACCCTAACATTTCTACTacaaaaaaagaaccaaaaaaaaaaaaaaacacacactttaaaattacatgaatattagtatttcttttcaaaaataaagaattataaatcaaattatcaaattgccctatataaatataatagaattgaatatatatatatatatatatatggaatttattattagatatatggaatttattattagACCACTTCTacgtttattcttttatatattttgcttaATCTCAtacctaataaatatttttttttttggccccaaAGTTAATGCTTGGCTAATGATGTATTATGTATACCATCAAATATTCTCTATTGTACATATCTGACTcatattatatcatatatgcACATTAATTAGATGATGTAAGCCATGCATTAATATAGAGTTCCATTTAGTATGTGTGCCAGAAAACTTACAATTTCAGTATCCTGTAGCTCCTTATTTGATAGGATTATGTCAACAAATGTCTTTTTGTCCTcatttgcagctcctttgtcaATTCTTGAGTCGTTTGTAAGAATTCTTAAAATATGGAAATCTGCTACAGTAGTGGCTACATGCAAAGCTGTATTTCCTTTATCATCTTTTAGGTTTATAAGATCCTGAAAGGCCATGGTCCGTTCTAGGAAAAATTTCACCACCATAATCTTTATACTTTCCACTGCAATATGAAGAGCTGTCCGACTGTTGTTATCCAACAACTCACAAACTTTTGGACAACTTTTCATCAGCACTCTAATGACAGCATCTTGTCCTCTCTTTGTTGCAATGTGAAGGGCAGACATAccttctttgttctttgagaaagGAAGGCTCTTACTATTGTTGTTCAAAA
Proteins encoded:
- the LOC132804981 gene encoding ankyrin repeat-containing protein ITN1-like, with product MENNEKETVLHEAIRYNHLEVVKLLIEEDRDLASIVNGKGDSPLFMEVVEKLQALTLEQADDCGWTPLHYAAHIGNEVFVKRFLNNNSKSLPFSKNKEGMSALHIATKRGQDAVIRVLMKSCPKVCELLDNNSRTALHIAVESIKIMVVKFFLERTMAFQDLINLKDDKGNTALHVATTVADFHILRILTNDSRIDKGAANEDKKTFVDIILSNKELQDTEILKIMVSLEIEIVLPPRSEQKLDTRKTNEAESKEKKKDKIHIEEDEAGCKRQTNEAESKEKKKDEIQVEENEETGWKQFEKMVMVSSDKKKPSKNGGGFENRMKDFSEVNLVVATIIAAATFEATLEMPGGYNDQGLPVLYQSGEFRQFLCYDQLAFGLSAASLLLHFFLMLFRKIFSVTLVPVAWTSYLTMGSLSMMVFAFDHGINTVFPTTENHNMYKMYKEDYYIIANGTPVLSICFFLFVILPSLLLAKFCATARRFEPRNSVRIRFGLWS